Proteins encoded together in one uncultured Desulfosarcina sp. window:
- a CDS encoding YbaB/EbfC family nucleoid-associated protein, translating to MKGMGNMMKQAQKLQSKMMRMQEELATRTVETTAGGGMITVVANGAQQIVSIKIEKEVVDPDDVEMLQDLVLAAVNDALTKSQEMVSVEMGKLTGGMKIPGLM from the coding sequence ATGAAGGGTATGGGAAATATGATGAAGCAGGCCCAGAAGCTTCAGTCCAAGATGATGCGTATGCAGGAAGAGCTGGCCACCCGCACCGTCGAGACAACGGCCGGGGGCGGCATGATCACCGTGGTGGCCAACGGCGCCCAGCAGATCGTTTCCATTAAAATCGAAAAGGAAGTGGTCGATCCCGATGACGTCGAGATGCTTCAGGATCTGGTGCTGGCTGCTGTAAACGATGCCCTGACCAAATCCCAGGAAATGGTTTCCGTAGAGATGGGCAAACTCACCGGCGGCATGAAAATTCCCGGTTTGATGTAA